From a single Camelus bactrianus isolate YW-2024 breed Bactrian camel chromosome 11, ASM4877302v1, whole genome shotgun sequence genomic region:
- the VENTX gene encoding homeobox protein VENTX isoform X1, translating to MLSLALPHLTDCGPCSQPPSSVLQRIPARPPPSVQRHYPAMPPSSALPGGCKRTSSFGSVDWLSQSSHTGLAHTSRPAEVSWGSLSASAQVYYRGEPHQTADMEEAKLSEVSAPGTPAAGPSKEADGTRAPRMRTAFTAEQVSALESSFQHRRYLGPLERRRLAQEMQLSEVQVRWPAGRVVACGRPLSDLTLPTGKDLVSEPPNEAQAPAAGLPAESALLRTPPPAPRPAQPPAAALPLGLPAWAPSSGPASGLFLGSPWSETSLPGFSVGLMQQAASGVLPPVCCLPDTGGWVHTLSPALSRGAWGLCAPPATGDAF from the exons ATgctcagcctggccctgccccacctGACAGACTGCGGACCCTGTTCCCAGCCCCCATCATCTGTCTTGCAGAGGATTCCGGCCAGGCCCCCACCATCTGTCCAGAGGCACTACCCAGCCATGCCTCCCTCCTCCGCCCTACCTGGTGGCTGCAAGCGGACCTCCAGCTTTGGCTCAGTGGACTGGCTCTCCCAGAGCAGCCACACAGGGCTGGCGCACACCTCCAGGCCTGCCGAAGTCTCCTGGGGGAGCCTGTCTGCCTCAGCCCAGGTGTACTACAGAGGGGAGCCCCACCAGACTGCAGACATGGAGGAGGCGAAGCTCTCAGAAGTGTCTGCACCGGGGACGCCTGCAGCTG ggccgagcaaggaggcaGACGGCACGCGGGCTCCCCGCATGCGCACGGCCTTCACGGCGGAGCAGGTCAGCGCCCTGGAGAGCTCCTTCCAGCACCGCCGCTACCTGGGGCCCCTGGAGCGCCGGCGGCTGGCCCAGGAGATGCAGCTCTCCGAAGTGCAGGTGAGGTGGCCGGCAGGCAGGGTGGTGGCCTGTGGCCGCCCCCTCTCTGATCTCACTCTCCCCACAGGTAAAGACCTGGTTTCAGAACCGCCGAATGAAGCACAAGCGCCAGCTGCAGGACTCCCAGCTGAGTCCGCCCTTCTCCGCACCCCTCCACCCGCCCCCCGCCCTGCGCAGCCGCCTGCAGCTGCTTTGCCCTTGGGCCTCCCTGCCTGGGCCCCCAGCTCTGGTCCAGCCTCTGGGCTCTTTCTGGGGTCCCCGTGGAGTGAAACCAGCCTCCCTGGCTTCAGCGTGGGCCTCATGCAGCAGGCAGCCTCCGGTGTGCTGCCTCCGGTGTGCTGCCTCCCGGACACTGGGGGCTGGGTGCACACACTGAGCCCAGCTTTGTCCAGGGGAGCCTGGGGCCTGTGCGCCCCACCGGCGACTGGGGATGCCTTTTGA
- the VENTX gene encoding homeobox protein VENTX isoform X2 — MGTPEAELVRRLSEDFGPLPGVGFTSPHGHPPHPVSGSSLSAGKTHCFLEGTVHPRQRVRGRRQNCCPLCCLLANVHVSGPHSTLELEGEWLSLTQQDGRAGWAVLRREAGAGGLLFPRSQPPSTGTKPIPPSPTGQHFQPNGLGALPSPSGPSKEADGTRAPRMRTAFTAEQVSALESSFQHRRYLGPLERRRLAQEMQLSEVQVKTWFQNRRMKHKRQLQDSQLSPPFSAPLHPPPALRSRLQLLCPWASLPGPPALVQPLGSFWGPRGVKPASLASAWASCSRQPPVCCLRCAASRTLGAGCTH; from the exons ATGGGTACACCCGAGGCAGAGCTCGTGAGAAGGCTTTCCGAGGATTTCGGGCCTCTGCCTGGGGTGGGCTTCACCAGCCCCCATggccacccaccccacccagtgAGTGGAAGTTCCTTGTCTGCAGGCAAAACACACTGCTTTCTGGAAGGGACTGTGCACCCCAGGCAGAGGGTGAGGGGCCGACGTCAGAATTGCTGTCCGCTCTGTTGTCTTCTTGCCAACGTCCACGTTTCTGGGCCTCATTCCACACTAGAGCTGGAGGGGGAGTGGCTCTCCTTGACCCAGCAGGACGGCAGAGCAGGATGGGCTGTTCTCCGGAgagaggcgggggcgggggggctgcTCTTCCCGAGGTCCCAGCCGCCATCCACAGGCACGAAGCCTATCCCCCCTTCTCCCACCGGGCAGCACTTCCAGCCAAATGGATTGGGTGCCCTTCCGTCCCCctcagggccgagcaaggaggcaGACGGCACGCGGGCTCCCCGCATGCGCACGGCCTTCACGGCGGAGCAGGTCAGCGCCCTGGAGAGCTCCTTCCAGCACCGCCGCTACCTGGGGCCCCTGGAGCGCCGGCGGCTGGCCCAGGAGATGCAGCTCTCCGAAGTGCAG GTAAAGACCTGGTTTCAGAACCGCCGAATGAAGCACAAGCGCCAGCTGCAGGACTCCCAGCTGAGTCCGCCCTTCTCCGCACCCCTCCACCCGCCCCCCGCCCTGCGCAGCCGCCTGCAGCTGCTTTGCCCTTGGGCCTCCCTGCCTGGGCCCCCAGCTCTGGTCCAGCCTCTGGGCTCTTTCTGGGGTCCCCGTGGAGTGAAACCAGCCTCCCTGGCTTCAGCGTGGGCCTCATGCAGCAGGCAGCCTCCGGTGTGCTGCCTCCGGTGTGCTGCCTCCCGGACACTGGGGGCTGGGTGCACACACTGA
- the UTF1 gene encoding undifferentiated embryonic cell transcription factor 1, which translates to MLLRPRRPPPPAPPSPASPDLEPRLAGGVPGTPPRRPASPGALAAPASPGSPASPGLPVSPRSAQRTPWSARETELLLGTLLQPAVWRALLLDRRQALPTYRRVSAALARQQVRRTPAQCRRRYKFLKDKVRDAHGQPPGPFDAQIRQLMGLLGDNGRRRARRRSPGPGRPPRGRRPAPAVPAEPGAPQLLAARGPDADPAWTLRFSPSPPKTAEDPRAPGSPTALSTFIPAPDRPEDPEPFRPPGSPPPPSPGRAREDSDSPPGRPEDHAPPQSAPPSLNAALLQTLGHLGDIVSILGPLRDQLLTLNQHVEQLRGSFDQTVSLAVGFILGSAAAERGVLTDPRQ; encoded by the exons ATGCTGCTCCGGCCCCGGCGGCCGCCTCCGCCCGCGCCGCCGTCTCCTGCCAGCCCGGACCTCGAGCCGCGGCTGGCGGGGGGCGTCCCCGGGACCCCGCCCCGGAGGCCCGCCTCGCCTGGCGCGCTGGCGGCGCCCGCGTCCCCCGGGTCGCCCGCGTCCCCCGGGTTGCCCGTGTCCCCGCGCTCGGCGCAGCGCACGCCCTGGAGCGCGCGCGAGACGGAGCTGCTGCTGGGCACGCTGCTGCAGCCGGCCGTGTGGCGCGCGCTGCTGCTGGACCGCCGCCAGGCCCTGCCCACCTACCGCCGCGTGTCGGCCGCGCTCGCCCGCCAGCAGGTGCGGCGCACCCCTGCGCAGTGCCGCCGCCGCTACAAGTTCCTCAAGGACAAGGTCCGCGACGCGCACGGCCAGCCGCCCGGGCCCTTCGACGCGCAGATCCGCCAGCTCATGGGGCTGCTGGGCGACAACGGACGCAGACGCGCCCGCCGCCGCTCCCCCGGGCCCGGGCGCCCTCCGCGCGGCCGCCGGCCGGCCCCCGCCGTGCCCGCTGAGCCGG GCGCCCCACAGCTGCTCGCCGCCCGAGGCCCCGACGCGGACCCCGCCTGGACGCTCAGGTTCAGCCCGTCCCCGCCCAAGACTGCGGAAGACCCCCGCGCCCCCGGCTCGCCGACGGCGCTCTCCACCTTCATCCCGGCACCCGACCGCCCCGAGGACCCTGAGCCCTTCCGCCCCCCCGGCTCCCCACCGCCGCCGTCCCCCGGCCGCGCCCGGGAGGACTCCGACTCGCCGCCCGGCCGCCCGGAGGACCACGCGCCGCCGCAGTCTGCGCCGCCGTCGCTGAACGCCGCCCTCCTGCAGACCCTGGGGCACCTGGGCGACATCGTGTCCATCCTGGGCCCGCTGCGTGAccagctgctgaccttgaaccAGCACGTGGAGCAGCTGCGTGGCTCCTTCGACCAGACCGTGTCCCTGGCCGTGGGCTTCATCCTGGGCAGCGCTGCCGCTGAGCGCGGCGTCCTGACCGACCCGCGCCAGTAA